The following proteins come from a genomic window of Vicia villosa cultivar HV-30 ecotype Madison, WI unplaced genomic scaffold, Vvil1.0 ctg.000580F_1_1, whole genome shotgun sequence:
- the LOC131629566 gene encoding uncharacterized protein LOC131629566 codes for MEELRLQAYEPNKIYKEKVKGYHDKNIVEKEFKEGQMVLLFNSRLKLFPGKLKSKWWGPFRIKEVKEYGAVVLENPTTNERWTVNGQRLKPYLGGEVDQSSEAVPIFDP; via the coding sequence atggaagaattgcgGTTACAAGCTTATGAACCAAACAAGATTTACAAGGAAAAAGTGAAAGGATATCATGACAAAAATATTGTTGAGAAGGAATTCAAGGAAGGTCAAATGGTACTCTTgttcaattcaaggttgaagttgtttccgggaAAATTGAAGTCAAAGTGGTGGGGTCCGTTTCGAATCAAGGAAGTAAAAGAATATGGAGCAgttgtgcttgaaaatccgacAACAAATGAAAGATGGACCGTGAATGGccaaagactcaagccgtatcttggtggtgaagtcgatcAAAGTTCGGAAGccgttccgatttttgatccgtaa